In one Haloplanus salinus genomic region, the following are encoded:
- a CDS encoding glycosyltransferase family 2 protein: protein MVEYTIAVCNYNMAETLEESVRSIDDLIDDRFEILVLDDGSTDGSLKILDRLEAELPRVRVVHDDNNNLAEARRASVEAARGEYVLIQLDADDIYYRGITDFVEIYHQIDDQVLFDPFLKGYHIQMARRDLLLTVSHRSMGYHEDRDLWRRMIAEGHLIGLHHKPIRESVGYDRGFREKVEARFDAIVSQFRSGVSLESYMRWLFWKLPTWRPGKSLSFRAIVFNIVCAPLAYLIATRRGVYGGFTAEYADMTRYTVLLPARIMTLSQIEAEYGISIDRDALSTDGCEVYDLEPGEHPGPRYWLNERANVAANRRKKQGR from the coding sequence ATGGTCGAGTACACCATCGCCGTCTGCAACTACAACATGGCTGAGACGCTGGAGGAGTCGGTCCGGAGTATCGACGACCTAATCGACGACCGCTTCGAGATTCTCGTCCTCGATGACGGATCGACCGACGGCAGTCTGAAGATACTTGATCGGCTGGAGGCGGAACTCCCTCGTGTTCGTGTCGTCCACGACGACAACAACAACCTCGCGGAGGCGCGGCGGGCGTCGGTTGAGGCCGCACGCGGCGAGTACGTCCTCATCCAACTCGACGCGGACGACATCTACTACCGGGGTATTACCGACTTCGTCGAGATCTACCACCAGATCGACGATCAAGTCTTGTTCGACCCATTTCTGAAAGGCTACCACATCCAGATGGCTCGCCGGGATCTTCTTCTCACCGTCTCCCACCGAAGTATGGGCTACCACGAAGACCGGGACCTGTGGCGGCGGATGATCGCGGAGGGACATCTCATCGGACTCCATCATAAACCGATCCGCGAGAGCGTCGGATACGATCGCGGATTCCGGGAGAAAGTTGAGGCCCGGTTCGACGCCATTGTCTCGCAGTTTCGAAGTGGTGTCTCCTTGGAGAGTTACATGCGGTGGCTCTTCTGGAAGCTCCCGACGTGGCGCCCGGGAAAGAGTCTGAGTTTCCGCGCGATCGTGTTCAACATCGTCTGCGCACCGCTGGCGTACCTGATCGCCACGCGTCGTGGGGTGTACGGTGGGTTCACAGCGGAATACGCCGACATGACGCGCTACACGGTGCTTCTGCCTGCTCGGATCATGACGCTGTCACAGATCGAAGCCGAGTATGGAATTTCAATCGATCGAGACGCCCTCTCAACGGATGGGTGTGAGGTCTACGATCTTGAACCCGGCGAGCACCCTGGTCCGCGGTACTGGTTGAACGAACGGGCGAACGTGGCGGCGAACCGGCGGAAAAAACAGGGCAGGTAA